From the genome of Sulfitobacter sp. DSM 110093, one region includes:
- a CDS encoding DUF1636 domain-containing protein, whose protein sequence is MKAFVCTSCTADGGFLHVVRAGLSDVEVEGIDCMSGCTRAQTVAFRAPGKVAYLFGEITEADMDDLRRFVTLYAASADGKFPDARVLGGLRLKAIARIPG, encoded by the coding sequence GTGAAGGCTTTCGTTTGCACCTCTTGCACCGCCGATGGCGGTTTTCTGCACGTTGTCCGCGCCGGATTGTCTGACGTGGAGGTCGAGGGCATCGACTGTATGTCAGGCTGCACGCGGGCGCAGACGGTTGCCTTTCGCGCGCCGGGCAAGGTGGCCTATCTGTTCGGAGAGATCACCGAAGCCGACATGGATGACCTGCGCCGCTTCGTGACGCTCTATGCCGCCTCCGCCGATGGGAAATTTCCTGATGCACGGGTGTTGGGTGGGCTGCGTTTGAAGGCAATCGCGAGGATACCGGGATGA
- the cobA gene encoding uroporphyrinogen-III C-methyltransferase, translating to MGGFVSFVSSGPGDPELLTVKAVARLQAADVVLFDDLSAGPILEHARPDADLIGVGKRAGRASPKQDHVSRVLVDHAQAGLNVVRLKSGDSGMFGRLEEEIIALRAADIPFEIVPGVTAASAAAATAGIPLTRRMTARRVQFITGADVTGELPHDVNMAALADPMATTVVYMGKRTFAGLAARLIEHGLPGTTPALLAEAVSTPAEKVQRFTIETLASYLESASSTTPALIFYGPLAEFEA from the coding sequence ATGGGGGGCTTTGTTTCCTTCGTTTCTTCCGGCCCCGGTGATCCGGAACTGCTGACCGTCAAGGCCGTGGCGCGGTTGCAGGCGGCGGATGTGGTGCTGTTTGACGACCTCAGCGCAGGCCCGATCTTGGAGCACGCGCGGCCCGATGCGGACTTGATCGGCGTCGGCAAACGGGCCGGGCGTGCCTCGCCCAAGCAAGACCATGTGAGCCGGGTCTTGGTCGATCATGCTCAGGCCGGGCTGAATGTTGTGCGGTTGAAATCCGGGGATAGCGGCATGTTCGGACGGCTGGAGGAAGAAATCATTGCGCTGCGCGCGGCGGATATCCCTTTCGAGATCGTACCAGGTGTCACCGCCGCCTCAGCCGCCGCTGCGACCGCGGGCATTCCGCTGACCCGCCGCATGACAGCGCGGCGCGTGCAGTTCATTACCGGCGCGGATGTGACGGGCGAATTGCCCCATGACGTGAACATGGCCGCTTTGGCCGATCCGATGGCGACCACCGTTGTCTATATGGGCAAACGCACCTTTGCTGGCCTCGCCGCACGATTGATCGAACACGGGTTGCCTGGCACCACGCCCGCGCTGCTGGCCGAGGCGGTTTCGACCCCGGCGGAGAAGGTGCAGCGGTTCACCATCGAAACTCTGGCCAGCTATCTGGAGAGCGCCAGCAGCACCACGCCCGCGCTGATCTTTTACGGGCCTCTGGCCGAGTTCGAGGCGTGA